One stretch of Niallia sp. XMNu-256 DNA includes these proteins:
- the ccpA gene encoding catabolite control protein A — translation MNNITIYDVAREANVSMATVSRVVNGNPNVKPTTRKKVNEVIDRLGYRPNAVARGLASKKTTTVGVIIPDISNMIFAELARGIEDIATMYNYNIILSNSDQNIDKELRLVNTMLGKQVDGLVFMSGNITDKHISEFERSPVPVVLAGAMEETGRIPSVNIDHEQAVYDAIKMFIERGHKKIAMVIGPMHEPVNVEKKLVGYKRALSEAGIEYNEDLIQEGDYTYDSGIEAFEKFLESDIKPTAVFVASDEMALGVVHGAADKGLVIPENFEVITSENTKLSLMVRPQLTTIVQPLYDIGAVAMRLLTKLMNKEEVPEQKVILPHRLEERASTKQ, via the coding sequence ATGAACAATATTACCATATACGATGTGGCAAGGGAAGCTAATGTCTCGATGGCAACCGTTTCCCGGGTAGTTAATGGAAATCCAAATGTAAAGCCAACAACTAGAAAAAAAGTAAATGAAGTAATTGATCGGTTAGGTTACCGTCCGAATGCGGTGGCAAGAGGTCTTGCAAGTAAAAAGACAACAACCGTTGGAGTCATCATTCCTGATATTTCAAATATGATTTTTGCTGAATTAGCCAGGGGAATTGAAGATATTGCAACGATGTATAATTATAATATTATTTTAAGCAATTCTGATCAAAATATAGATAAAGAATTACGGTTAGTTAATACGATGCTTGGGAAACAAGTAGACGGTCTCGTATTTATGAGCGGTAATATTACAGATAAACATATTTCCGAATTCGAAAGATCACCCGTTCCAGTAGTATTGGCAGGTGCTATGGAAGAAACAGGTAGAATTCCATCGGTCAATATTGACCATGAACAAGCTGTATATGATGCTATTAAGATGTTTATTGAACGCGGTCATAAGAAAATTGCGATGGTAATCGGGCCAATGCATGAACCTGTTAATGTTGAAAAAAAGCTAGTTGGTTACAAACGTGCACTAAGTGAAGCGGGAATTGAATATAATGAGGATCTCATTCAAGAAGGCGACTATACATATGATTCTGGGATTGAAGCTTTTGAGAAATTCTTAGAGTCAGATATAAAACCAACAGCAGTCTTTGTGGCATCTGATGAGATGGCTTTAGGAGTTGTGCATGGGGCAGCAGATAAAGGATTGGTAATTCCAGAAAACTTTGAAGTCATTACTTCCGAAAACACAAAATTATCATTAATGGTTCGACCACAATTAACAACCATCGTTCAGCCATTATATGATATTGGTGCGGTAGCCATGCGTTTATTAACAAAATTAATGAACAAAGAAGAAGTACCAGAACAAAAGGTAATCCTTCCACATCGACTTGAAGAAAGGGCATCTACAAAACAATAA
- a CDS encoding acetoin utilization protein AcuC translates to MKDDSVFIYSPELLNYKFNKHHPFNQVRIQLTLDLLKRMGAIRDHQMVSPRPATREELLLNHDPGFVEAVTLAGNHGISKELSENYGLGTEDTPIFTNMHEASSLLVGGTLTAVDHVMSGKARHALHLGGGLHHGFSGKASGFCIYNDCSVAIKYMQEKYGARVLYIDTDAHHGDGVQWSFYDDPNVCTLSIHETGRYLFPGTGNITERGQGQGYGFTFNVPVDAFTEDESWLHCCKTAMNEVANFFKPDVILTQNGADAHYLDPLTHLSCTMNTYKEIPKIAHEIAHQYCDGRWIAVGGGGYDIWSVVPRAWALIWLEMTENLTELTQLPMSWIEKWQSHTTDKLPLKWDDGDQLYSPIPRRAEITEKNEQTLERALYPIRDRKKAN, encoded by the coding sequence ATGAAGGACGATTCCGTATTTATTTATTCCCCCGAGCTATTAAACTATAAATTTAATAAACATCATCCTTTTAATCAGGTAAGAATTCAACTCACACTAGATCTTCTTAAAAGGATGGGGGCAATTAGAGACCATCAAATGGTTTCTCCCCGTCCTGCAACAAGAGAAGAACTACTGCTTAACCATGACCCCGGATTTGTAGAAGCTGTTACATTGGCAGGAAATCATGGAATTTCAAAAGAACTTAGCGAAAATTATGGGCTTGGTACCGAGGACACTCCGATTTTTACTAATATGCATGAGGCTAGTTCACTTCTTGTTGGCGGTACTCTAACTGCTGTTGATCATGTCATGAGCGGAAAAGCACGTCATGCTCTTCATCTTGGCGGAGGACTACACCATGGGTTTAGTGGAAAAGCCTCTGGTTTTTGTATTTATAATGATTGCTCGGTAGCCATTAAATATATGCAAGAAAAGTACGGTGCACGTGTATTGTATATTGACACTGATGCACATCATGGAGATGGTGTCCAATGGTCCTTCTATGATGACCCTAACGTCTGTACCTTATCAATACACGAGACAGGCCGTTATTTATTTCCTGGAACGGGCAACATTACAGAAAGAGGACAAGGACAAGGATATGGATTTACCTTTAATGTTCCTGTAGATGCCTTTACAGAGGACGAATCATGGCTGCACTGCTGTAAAACAGCCATGAACGAAGTCGCTAACTTTTTCAAACCAGATGTGATTTTAACTCAAAATGGAGCTGATGCCCATTATTTAGACCCCTTAACTCATCTATCTTGTACAATGAATACGTATAAGGAAATTCCTAAAATAGCACATGAAATTGCCCATCAATATTGTGATGGCAGATGGATTGCTGTTGGTGGGGGTGGCTATGACATATGGAGTGTGGTACCAAGGGCATGGGCTCTTATTTGGCTTGAGATGACAGAAAATCTTACAGAACTTACCCAACTTCCAATGAGCTGGATTGAAAAATGGCAGTCACACACTACGGACAAACTCCCTTTAAAATGGGATGATGGTGATCAACTATATTCACCTATTCCAAGACGTGCTGAAATAACAGAAAAAAACGAACAAACACTCGAACGTGCATTGTATCCGATTAGAGATAGGAAAAAAGCGAATTAA
- a CDS encoding acetoin utilization AcuB family protein, with protein MIVEEIMTTNLITLNEEQTISEAHKLMHLHKIRHIPILDNKDRLIGLVSDRDVRDALPSILIDIEKEKDVLHLPIKKIMKTNLITGHPLDFVEEIGAIFYEHKIGCLPIVRDHQLVGLITTSDLLHSLVELTGAHQPGSQIEVKVPNQAGVLYEVSKFFHARKAKILSVLLYPDKSDERFKVFVIRVQTINPTDIINDLKNAGYEVLWPNLPGMNK; from the coding sequence ATGATTGTAGAGGAAATCATGACAACAAATTTGATTACACTAAACGAAGAACAAACGATTTCAGAGGCTCATAAGCTCATGCATCTACATAAAATTAGACATATTCCTATTTTAGATAATAAGGACCGTTTAATTGGTCTCGTATCTGATCGAGATGTTCGAGATGCTTTACCTTCTATTTTAATAGATATAGAAAAGGAAAAGGATGTCCTTCATTTACCGATAAAGAAAATTATGAAGACTAACCTAATTACAGGTCATCCGCTCGATTTTGTTGAGGAGATCGGGGCCATCTTTTATGAACATAAAATAGGCTGCTTACCCATTGTACGAGATCATCAACTGGTTGGCTTGATCACCACTTCGGATTTGTTACATTCATTAGTTGAGCTAACTGGTGCCCACCAACCTGGGTCGCAAATAGAAGTGAAAGTACCGAATCAAGCAGGCGTACTCTACGAAGTTTCAAAGTTTTTCCATGCTCGCAAAGCGAAAATTTTAAGTGTTCTTTTATACCCTGATAAAAGCGATGAAAGATTTAAAGTATTTGTCATCAGAGTCCAGACCATTAACCCGACTGATATCATTAATGACTTAAAAAATGCTGGCTATGAGGTATTATGGCCTAACTTACCGGGGATGAATAAATGA
- a CDS encoding DUF948 domain-containing protein: protein MEIILYLSVALIAIAFFILVIYLSKTLKSLRGTLDNLASTLSGLEKQLDGVTKETTILLHKTNELTSDIQNKAESLNSVVDAVKDVGESVRKFNGSIQNMSVSINEQFDENKDKLVNVVQWGQVILDLKEKWQERKQRKYIPQREEL, encoded by the coding sequence TTGGAAATCATTCTATATTTAAGTGTAGCCTTAATTGCGATCGCTTTTTTTATTTTAGTCATTTATTTATCAAAGACTTTAAAGTCATTACGAGGAACTCTTGATAATCTAGCTAGTACTTTGTCTGGTCTTGAAAAACAACTAGATGGGGTAACAAAGGAAACAACAATACTATTACATAAAACGAATGAACTAACTAGCGATATTCAGAATAAGGCAGAAAGTTTGAACAGTGTTGTAGATGCTGTAAAAGATGTTGGGGAATCAGTAAGGAAATTCAATGGTTCTATCCAAAATATGTCTGTTTCAATCAATGAACAGTTTGATGAAAATAAAGACAAACTTGTAAATGTAGTACAATGGGGACAAGTTATACTTGATTTAAAGGAAAAATGGCAGGAAAGAAAGCAGAGAAAGTATATTCCGCAAAGGGAGGAATTGTAA
- a CDS encoding bifunctional 3-deoxy-7-phosphoheptulonate synthase/chorismate mutase, translating to MGNNELDQLRQKVEDINLQLLDLINERARAVQEIGRVKESQGVNKYDPVRERYMLDLIRENNNGPFEDSVIIHLFKQIFKAGLTLQEDDHKKALLVSRKKKAEDTLVTVKDEIIGNGIPSFVFGPCSVESYEQVATVAASVKAKGLKLLRGGAFKPRTSPYDFQGLGVEGLEILKRVADEFDLAVISEIVTPTDIEKALDYIDVIQIGARNMQNFELLKAVGSVNKPVLLKRGLSATLDEFINAAEYIMSRGNDQIILCERGIRTYEKATRNTLDISAVPILKQETHLPVMVDVTHSTGRRDILLPCAKAALAIGADGVMAEVHPDPAVALSDSAQQMDLQQFDEFWTEIQKVAFAKA from the coding sequence TTGGGAAATAATGAATTGGATCAATTAAGACAGAAAGTTGAAGACATTAACTTACAATTACTGGATTTAATTAACGAGAGAGCACGTGCTGTACAAGAAATAGGTCGTGTTAAAGAATCTCAAGGGGTTAATAAATATGACCCAGTACGTGAACGTTATATGCTTGATTTAATTCGCGAAAACAATAATGGTCCCTTTGAAGACTCTGTTATTATCCATCTATTCAAGCAAATATTTAAAGCTGGTTTAACTCTTCAAGAAGATGATCATAAAAAGGCCTTACTTGTTTCTCGTAAGAAAAAGGCTGAAGATACACTTGTTACCGTTAAAGATGAGATTATTGGAAATGGGATCCCAAGCTTTGTTTTTGGTCCATGTTCAGTTGAATCCTATGAGCAAGTTGCAACTGTCGCTGCGTCAGTTAAAGCGAAAGGACTTAAATTGCTACGAGGTGGCGCTTTTAAGCCTAGAACATCTCCATATGATTTTCAAGGACTTGGTGTCGAAGGGCTAGAGATTCTTAAAAGGGTCGCTGATGAATTCGATCTAGCTGTTATTAGTGAGATTGTTACGCCGACTGACATTGAAAAGGCATTAGATTATATAGATGTGATTCAAATTGGTGCTCGTAATATGCAAAACTTTGAATTATTAAAGGCAGTTGGTTCAGTAAATAAGCCTGTTCTGTTAAAACGCGGCCTTTCAGCGACATTAGATGAATTCATTAATGCTGCTGAATATATTATGTCACGTGGGAACGACCAAATTATCCTTTGTGAGCGTGGGATTCGTACGTATGAAAAAGCAACACGAAACACACTGGATATTTCTGCGGTACCAATTCTTAAACAAGAAACACACTTACCTGTAATGGTTGATGTAACCCATTCTACAGGAAGAAGAGATATTTTATTACCATGTGCTAAAGCTGCCCTTGCAATTGGTGCTGATGGTGTAATGGCAGAAGTCCACCCAGATCCTGCTGTTGCTTTATCAGATTCTGCTCAGCAAATGGATTTACAGCAATTTGATGAATTTTGGACAGAAATTCAAAAAGTTGCGTTTGCTAAAGCATAG
- a CDS encoding YtxH domain-containing protein, with amino-acid sequence MANFERNSFESDKRDDGIHAKDFVIGAVTGAIIGSLAALLFTPKSGREFRQDLNDQAFTLRDKTDHIRSQAVLKGNELSSTVKDKTSTISRKVSEQSVDLVKKVKNLKPADGDVENPIDELFQQDSQSEIQRKLDETKKAFDETESKLGH; translated from the coding sequence ATGGCTAATTTTGAACGTAACAGCTTTGAATCCGATAAGAGAGACGATGGAATTCATGCCAAGGATTTTGTCATTGGCGCAGTTACAGGAGCTATTATAGGCTCTCTTGCCGCGCTATTATTTACTCCAAAATCTGGAAGAGAATTTCGTCAGGATCTCAATGATCAAGCTTTTACGTTAAGAGATAAAACGGATCACATACGTAGCCAGGCAGTCCTAAAGGGCAACGAATTATCTTCAACGGTAAAAGACAAAACCTCAACTATTTCAAGAAAGGTCTCTGAACAGTCCGTTGACTTAGTCAAAAAGGTTAAAAATTTAAAGCCAGCAGACGGAGATGTAGAAAATCCAATCGACGAACTATTCCAACAGGATTCACAATCAGAAATTCAGAGAAAACTTGATGAAACGAAAAAAGCATTCGATGAAACAGAGAGTAAATTAGGTCATTGA
- the acsA gene encoding acetate--CoA ligase: MKVEAIPAITGDYNLENYEDTYNVFDWKETEMNFSWHETGKLNIAYEAIDRHADSYRKNKVALYYDEGNRKEKYTFKEMKELSNKAGNLFKEYGVEKGDRVFIFMPRSPELYFSVLGTIKLGAIVGPLFEAFMEGAVRDRLQDSEAKILVTTKELLQRVPKEDLPSLKNIFVIGENIEENEYIVDFNKRFQAASSKLDIEWVDRNDGLILHYTSGSTGSPKGVLHVHNVMIQQYQTAKWVLDLKDDDVFWCTADPGWVTGTSYGIFGPWLTGTSNLIVGGRFNPETWYKMLEDYGVSVWYSAPTAFRMLMGAGDEVVKKFDLSNLRHIVSVGEPLNPEVVRWGKKVFDLRIHDTWWMTETGAQLICNYPCMQIKPGSMGKPIPGVVAAIVDDQGNELPPNRMGNLAIKKGWPSMMYKIWNNPQKYESYFLPNDWYVSGDSAYMDEDGYFWFQGRIDDVIMTSGERVGPFEVESKLVEHPAVAEAGVIGKPDPVRGEIIKAFIALRSGYEVTDELIDDIRQFVKKGLAAHAAPREIEFRDKLPKTRSGKIMRRVLKAWELNLPTGDLSTMED, from the coding sequence ATGAAAGTGGAAGCAATACCAGCAATTACTGGAGATTATAACTTAGAAAATTATGAAGATACATACAATGTATTTGATTGGAAAGAAACAGAGATGAATTTTTCCTGGCATGAAACTGGTAAGTTGAATATAGCCTATGAGGCGATTGATAGGCATGCCGACTCTTATAGAAAAAATAAAGTGGCATTATATTATGATGAGGGAAATCGGAAAGAAAAGTATACATTTAAGGAAATGAAAGAGCTTTCAAATAAAGCAGGAAATTTATTTAAGGAATATGGGGTAGAAAAAGGGGATCGGGTATTTATCTTTATGCCTAGATCACCTGAACTTTATTTCTCGGTACTAGGTACCATCAAATTAGGAGCGATTGTTGGTCCGTTATTTGAAGCTTTTATGGAGGGAGCCGTTCGGGACCGATTGCAAGATAGTGAAGCGAAAATACTGGTTACTACAAAGGAGCTATTACAAAGAGTACCAAAAGAAGACTTGCCTTCATTAAAAAATATCTTTGTTATTGGTGAAAACATAGAAGAAAATGAATATATCGTTGATTTTAATAAAAGATTTCAAGCAGCCAGTTCAAAACTAGACATTGAATGGGTAGATCGTAATGATGGACTCATTCTTCATTACACGTCTGGATCAACTGGAAGCCCAAAAGGTGTATTACATGTTCATAATGTGATGATTCAACAATATCAAACGGCAAAATGGGTGCTTGATTTAAAAGATGATGATGTATTTTGGTGTACAGCAGACCCTGGTTGGGTAACAGGAACGTCTTATGGAATATTTGGGCCTTGGTTAACAGGAACATCAAACTTAATTGTTGGTGGTCGCTTTAATCCTGAAACGTGGTATAAAATGCTTGAAGATTATGGGGTCTCGGTTTGGTATAGTGCACCAACCGCTTTCCGCATGTTAATGGGTGCCGGTGATGAGGTTGTTAAAAAGTTTGATTTATCAAATCTACGTCATATCGTAAGTGTGGGAGAACCTCTAAATCCAGAAGTGGTCCGCTGGGGGAAGAAAGTTTTTGATTTACGTATTCATGATACTTGGTGGATGACTGAGACAGGTGCTCAATTGATTTGTAACTATCCTTGTATGCAAATTAAACCTGGTTCAATGGGCAAACCAATTCCAGGGGTAGTTGCGGCAATTGTCGATGATCAAGGAAACGAGCTTCCGCCTAATCGGATGGGAAATTTAGCGATCAAAAAGGGTTGGCCATCCATGATGTATAAGATATGGAATAACCCCCAAAAATATGAGTCTTATTTTCTACCGAATGATTGGTATGTATCAGGAGATTCGGCTTATATGGATGAAGATGGATACTTCTGGTTCCAGGGCAGAATTGATGATGTCATTATGACATCGGGCGAACGAGTAGGACCATTTGAAGTAGAAAGCAAGCTGGTTGAGCATCCTGCAGTAGCAGAGGCAGGGGTAATTGGAAAGCCAGACCCTGTACGTGGAGAAATTATTAAAGCATTTATTGCCTTACGTAGTGGCTATGAAGTTACTGATGAGTTAATTGATGATATTCGACAATTTGTGAAAAAAGGGCTTGCCGCACATGCTGCACCAAGAGAAATTGAATTCCGTGATAAATTACCAAAAACGAGAAGTGGTAAGATTATGCGCCGTGTTCTTAAAGCTTGGGAACTTAATTTACCGACTGGTGATCTTTCAACGATGGAAGACTAA
- the murC gene encoding UDP-N-acetylmuramate--L-alanine ligase, with product MTNYHFVGIKGSGMSALAQILHDMNEKVQGSDVEKRFFTQIALEQSGIKILPFQKENIQPGMTIIAGNAFPDTHEEIQEAMKLGLPIVRYHQFLGDFLKQFSSVAVTGAHGKTSTTGLLAHVLGGAKPTNYLIGDGTGKGVKSAEYFVFEACEYRRHFLSYFPDYAIMTNIDFDHPDYFANIDDVCAAFQEMAMQVNKGIFACGDDEYLQKIQAKVPVLFYGLGDDNDFQARNIVKTTEGTTFDVFIRNTFYDTFSIASYGDHNILNSLAVIALCQYEGIDTDIVKQRLLNFEGVKRRFSEKNVGSQILIDDYAHHPTEIKATIEAARQKYPDREIVAVFQPHTYSRTQAFLDLFAESLNLADKTYLCEIFGSARENHGKLSINDLQEKIPDSEMINEEDMTPLQVHEQGVIIFMGAGDIQKFQVAYENLLTHS from the coding sequence ATGACAAATTACCATTTCGTAGGGATTAAGGGATCAGGAATGAGTGCCCTTGCGCAAATACTACATGACATGAACGAGAAAGTTCAAGGCTCTGATGTAGAAAAGCGATTTTTTACTCAAATCGCACTAGAGCAATCGGGAATAAAGATCCTTCCTTTTCAAAAAGAAAATATACAGCCTGGAATGACCATTATTGCTGGAAATGCATTTCCAGATACACATGAGGAAATCCAAGAGGCAATGAAGCTCGGTCTTCCGATTGTGCGCTATCACCAGTTTCTAGGTGACTTTTTGAAACAATTCTCGAGTGTAGCAGTTACAGGTGCACATGGAAAAACATCCACGACTGGTTTGCTCGCTCATGTTCTGGGCGGTGCTAAGCCAACTAATTATTTAATTGGCGATGGTACAGGTAAAGGTGTGAAGAGTGCGGAATACTTTGTATTTGAAGCATGCGAATATCGTAGACATTTTCTATCCTATTTTCCAGATTATGCAATCATGACCAATATTGATTTTGATCATCCTGATTACTTTGCCAATATTGATGATGTATGTGCGGCTTTTCAGGAGATGGCGATGCAAGTAAATAAAGGGATATTTGCTTGTGGAGACGACGAATACTTACAAAAAATTCAAGCAAAAGTTCCGGTTCTTTTTTATGGTCTTGGTGATGATAATGATTTCCAAGCCCGTAATATTGTGAAAACGACGGAAGGTACAACTTTTGATGTATTTATTAGAAATACATTTTATGATACTTTTTCAATTGCAAGCTATGGCGATCATAATATATTGAACTCGCTGGCTGTCATTGCTTTGTGTCAATACGAGGGAATTGACACTGACATTGTAAAACAAAGGCTTTTAAATTTCGAAGGTGTTAAAAGACGTTTTTCAGAAAAGAATGTGGGTTCGCAAATTCTTATAGATGACTATGCCCATCACCCAACAGAAATTAAGGCAACGATCGAAGCTGCACGACAAAAGTATCCGGATCGTGAAATTGTCGCTGTGTTTCAGCCACATACTTATTCAAGAACACAAGCGTTTTTGGATCTTTTTGCAGAAAGTCTTAATTTGGCAGATAAAACGTATTTATGTGAAATCTTTGGATCTGCTAGAGAAAATCATGGGAAATTATCCATTAATGATTTACAGGAAAAAATTCCTGATTCTGAAATGATCAATGAAGAAGATATGACACCACTACAAGTACATGAGCAAGGTGTAATTATTTTTATGGGAGCAGGGGACATACAAAAGTTTCAAGTAGCCTATGAAAACTTGTTAACACATTCGTAA
- a CDS encoding GNAT family N-acetyltransferase, producing MEHIKTYYQQEFLTSYGNLIIEGPVSSETLRDLSLHKDLTSFRPPEKQHKALIEIADLLEGRIIIARDKETIVGYATYLYPDPLERWSEGNIENLIELGAIEVIPLYRAAGVGRNILLLSMLDDAMEDYIIITTEYYWHWDLKGTGLNVWDYRKVLEKMMNAGGLHWYATDDPEICSHPANCLMVRIGSRVQPEAIEKFDAIRFKNRFFY from the coding sequence ATGGAACATATTAAGACCTATTATCAACAAGAATTTTTAACCTCCTATGGAAATTTAATTATTGAAGGTCCCGTTTCAAGTGAAACGTTAAGGGATTTGTCATTACATAAGGATTTAACCTCCTTCCGACCTCCCGAGAAGCAACATAAGGCTTTAATCGAAATTGCCGATTTGCTAGAAGGGAGGATCATTATTGCCAGGGATAAAGAAACCATTGTCGGTTATGCAACATACCTTTATCCAGATCCTCTTGAACGCTGGTCGGAAGGGAATATAGAAAATTTGATTGAATTAGGTGCAATCGAGGTAATTCCCCTGTACCGTGCAGCGGGTGTAGGAAGGAATATTTTATTACTGTCGATGTTGGATGATGCCATGGAAGACTATATCATTATAACTACTGAATATTACTGGCATTGGGACCTAAAAGGGACGGGTTTAAATGTATGGGACTATCGAAAAGTATTAGAAAAAATGATGAATGCTGGTGGGTTACATTGGTATGCAACAGATGACCCTGAAATTTGCTCACATCCTGCTAACTGTTTAATGGTAAGAATCGGCAGCCGAGTGCAACCAGAAGCAATTGAAAAGTTTGATGCAATCCGCTTCAAAAATCGATTTTTTTATTAA
- a CDS encoding cell division protein FtsA produces MEKRKKLFALDIGTRSVVGIILEVHENEYDVIDILTVEHSERAMLDGQIHDVLAVSKIINKIKTELEKKHGHLSKVNVAAAGRSLKTEHAQVTIDIAGKPMIEKEDILHLELSAVQEAQGLVAEKQNNDEKHQNYYCVGYSVLDYKLDGEPIGNLIDQQGDKASVEIIATFLPRIVVESLIAALQRADLEMEALTLEPIAAINVLIPPSMRRLNVALVDIGAGTSDIAITDFGTVIAYGMVPVAGDEITESISDQYLLDFPLAEKAKRDLLINQHIKMTNILGFEIEVSKKEVIDKITPALEKLANSITDEIFRLNNGKPPKAVMLVGGGSLTPEITIKIAQMLNLPENRVAIRDIDTISSLTLADEIEKGPELVTPIGIAISAHKSPVQYRTAYVNEQPVRLFQINQLTVGDCLLASGIKMNKLYGKPGLALIVTLNGQTITIPGSHGESPIILKNNLPCSLEDSIENGDHLNAIKGKDGIHPTVRIKDLLDGIPNKSVKINGKPYTIYAKVTCNGKETSPETILSDRDDIQCEFSETIEQLFKELNLQNEIDILRPFRINLNGKETFIPPFSGKLFRNGIEVKLSSGYDHLDEFVIEEKVKPTVRKLAEIKQIMLSQSIPVTYNGKPLLLTKHITELKRNNEVLSEVDYINDGDIITYEQKKLEPFIFQDLFKHIQIKMPKTSGLFTLLRNNQQTTFYGKIEPGDELKIEWPT; encoded by the coding sequence TTGGAAAAACGGAAGAAACTTTTTGCTTTAGATATTGGTACTCGATCAGTCGTTGGCATCATATTAGAGGTCCACGAAAACGAATATGATGTAATCGATATTTTAACAGTTGAGCATTCTGAACGTGCGATGCTCGATGGACAAATCCATGACGTTCTAGCCGTCTCCAAAATAATTAATAAAATAAAAACAGAATTAGAAAAAAAACATGGTCATTTAAGTAAGGTAAATGTTGCTGCTGCCGGGCGTTCATTAAAAACCGAACATGCTCAAGTTACAATCGACATTGCTGGAAAACCGATGATTGAAAAAGAGGATATTTTGCATTTAGAGCTAAGTGCTGTTCAAGAAGCCCAAGGATTAGTAGCCGAGAAACAAAATAACGATGAAAAACATCAAAACTATTATTGTGTTGGTTATTCTGTTTTAGATTATAAATTAGACGGCGAACCCATCGGGAATTTAATTGATCAGCAAGGAGATAAAGCATCCGTCGAAATTATCGCAACCTTTTTACCAAGAATCGTTGTCGAATCATTAATTGCTGCTCTTCAACGAGCCGATTTAGAGATGGAAGCCTTGACACTTGAACCAATCGCTGCGATTAATGTTTTAATTCCACCATCAATGAGGAGATTGAATGTAGCTCTGGTTGATATTGGCGCCGGGACATCTGATATTGCCATAACTGACTTTGGGACGGTTATAGCTTATGGAATGGTTCCTGTTGCAGGGGATGAAATAACAGAATCAATTAGTGACCAATACTTACTAGACTTTCCATTGGCAGAGAAGGCAAAGAGAGATCTATTAATCAATCAACATATTAAAATGACAAATATATTAGGATTTGAAATAGAAGTATCTAAAAAAGAAGTCATTGATAAGATTACTCCTGCCCTAGAAAAGTTAGCAAATTCAATTACAGATGAAATTTTTAGATTAAATAATGGAAAACCTCCTAAAGCGGTTATGCTTGTCGGAGGAGGAAGTTTGACACCTGAGATCACAATAAAAATTGCTCAAATGCTAAATCTTCCGGAAAATCGAGTAGCTATTCGTGATATTGACACAATTTCATCTTTAACATTAGCAGATGAAATTGAAAAAGGGCCAGAGTTAGTAACCCCAATTGGGATTGCAATTTCTGCCCATAAATCACCTGTTCAATATCGAACCGCCTATGTGAACGAACAACCGGTTCGCTTATTTCAAATAAACCAGTTAACCGTGGGGGACTGTCTACTTGCTAGCGGAATCAAAATGAATAAATTATATGGGAAACCTGGATTGGCTCTAATTGTGACTCTTAATGGTCAAACGATTACAATTCCAGGAAGTCATGGGGAGTCACCTATCATATTAAAAAATAATTTACCATGCAGCCTGGAAGATTCTATCGAAAATGGGGATCATCTAAATGCAATAAAGGGAAAGGATGGCATTCATCCAACGGTTAGAATTAAAGATTTGTTGGATGGAATTCCAAACAAATCAGTAAAAATCAATGGAAAGCCATACACCATATATGCAAAAGTAACTTGTAATGGAAAAGAGACGTCTCCTGAAACGATTCTTTCTGATCGTGATGATATCCAATGTGAATTTTCTGAGACGATTGAACAGTTATTTAAAGAACTGAATTTACAAAACGAAATTGATATCTTACGACCTTTTAGAATTAATTTAAACGGGAAAGAAACATTCATTCCACCATTTTCTGGAAAGTTATTTAGAAATGGAATAGAAGTTAAATTATCAAGCGGCTATGATCATTTAGACGAGTTCGTCATTGAAGAAAAGGTAAAGCCAACAGTTAGAAAATTAGCTGAAATTAAGCAGATTATGCTTTCTCAAAGTATACCTGTTACGTATAACGGAAAACCCCTTCTGTTGACAAAGCATATCACTGAATTGAAACGAAACAATGAAGTTTTATCGGAAGTTGATTATATTAACGATGGGGATATTATTACCTATGAGCAAAAGAAGCTAGAGCCCTTTATTTTTCAGGATTTATTTAAGCATATTCAAATTAAAATGCCAAAGACTTCAGGTCTCTTTACTCTGCTGCGAAATAATCAACAAACAACGTTTTACGGGAAAATTGAACCTGGTGATGAACTTAAGATTGAGTGGCCTACCTGA